From a region of the bacterium genome:
- the lsrF gene encoding 3-hydroxy-5-phosphonooxypentane-2,4-dione thiolase has product MSWGLKNRLARIINPENHRTVMLAIDHGYFLGPTTGLEVPRETLKPIQAYADTLMLTRGVLRSSVDPCSPTPIVLRVSGGTSILTPLSNEGLTVAMEDAIRLNVAGVAISIFVGSEHERETLLNLTRLVDEGERYGIPVLAVTAVGKEMNRDARYLGLCCRIAAELGAHFVKTYYCEGFESVVHNCPVPLVIAGGKKLPEKEALQLTFQAIQSGACGVDMGRNIFQSEAPSAMIQAVRAIVHGNRNVHEAYDLYQNLKREGETVQLAESGARV; this is encoded by the coding sequence ATGTCCTGGGGATTAAAAAACCGTTTAGCCCGGATTATCAATCCTGAAAATCATCGCACGGTAATGCTGGCCATTGATCATGGCTACTTTCTCGGCCCCACCACCGGCCTGGAAGTGCCGAGGGAAACCCTGAAGCCCATTCAGGCTTATGCCGACACCCTCATGCTGACACGGGGTGTCCTGCGCAGCAGCGTTGATCCGTGCAGTCCTACACCTATTGTCCTGCGGGTATCGGGCGGGACCAGCATCCTGACCCCGCTCTCCAACGAGGGGCTTACCGTGGCCATGGAGGATGCCATTCGCCTGAACGTGGCCGGAGTGGCCATTTCCATTTTTGTCGGCTCCGAGCATGAGCGTGAAACCCTGCTCAATCTGACCCGTCTGGTTGATGAGGGCGAGCGGTACGGTATACCGGTCCTGGCTGTTACGGCCGTGGGCAAAGAGATGAACCGGGATGCGCGGTATCTGGGGCTGTGCTGCCGGATTGCGGCAGAGCTGGGTGCCCATTTTGTCAAAACTTACTATTGCGAGGGTTTTGAAAGTGTTGTCCATAACTGTCCGGTTCCCCTGGTAATTGCGGGCGGGAAGAAACTGCCGGAAAAAGAGGCCCTGCAACTGACCTTCCAGGCCATTCAGAGCGGTGCCTGCGGGGTTGACATGGGCCGCAACATCTTCCAGTCCGAAGCCCCCTCAGCCATGATCCAGGCAGTCCGGGCCATTGTTCATGGAAACAGGAACGTTCATGAGGCCTATGACCTGTATCAAAACCTGAAGCGGGAA